Genomic DNA from Alphaproteobacteria bacterium:
CCTGGTGGCTGGAAAACACCATCGGCACCCGGTTCTTCACCTGGCGCAAAGGCGAGCCGGTGGGCAGCGACGAATTCGGCAACCGCTATTTCCGCGAAAAGGGCGGTGAGCGGCGTTGGGTGCTGTTCAACGGCGACATCGAGGCGAGCAAGATCCCGGCCCTTTGGCATGCCTGGATCCACCACACCATCGCCGAGCCGCCGAGCCCGGCCGAGCTTGCAGGCGCCGATTGGGAACAGCCGCACCAGGCCAACCTGAGCGGTACGCCGGCGGCCTATCGGGCG
This window encodes:
- a CDS encoding NADH:ubiquinone oxidoreductase subunit NDUFA12, which encodes MSWLSIPTWWLENTIGTRFFTWRKGEPVGSDEFGNRYFREKGGERRWVLFNGDIEASKIPALWHAWIHHTIAEPPSPAELAGADWEQPHQANLSGTPAAYRAPGNLAANARRQPSGGDYEPWQPA